The DNA sequence CGGCAAAGGGATAACAGGTTTTATCCAGAAACCATACAAGCTGTCCGATCTCAGCAAAGTACTGAAGGCGAAAACTACCGATGCGAATGAAACTCTTTTAAAGCAATAGAGTCTTTTTCACTGAGTCCGATATCAATTGTCAAAATCGCTGTTATACTTTAAAAACTTATTTTCCTCCTGATAACAAAGGTATGCAGCAATGAACATGGAACATTCCGATAATATTGCGGACAGCAACGTGGTGCGCGATGAATTGATCGTCAGCCACCTGAGTCATGCCAAGAGAATCGTTCGCAAGATCGCCTCGCAACTTCCACCGCACCTGGACCGTGATGACCTGATGAGCGCGGCCGTTATTGGACTGATAATGGCTGCGAACCGTTTTGACCCCACCCGGGGAGTACGTTTCCTGACATTTGCTGAACAGCGAATCAGGGGGACAATTCTTGACGAACTCAGGGCACAGGATTGGCTTTCCCGATCATTGCGCGAAAAATTCAAGCTTCTTGAAAGAAAGTTTTCAGAGCTGGAGCAGCAACTCGGCAGAAACCCTTCCAGCGAGGAAGTTGCCGAGGCCATGGATTTAAACCTTGAGGATTATTTCAGCCTGCTGGACGATGTTCACTATCTTTCGGTTGTGCGCCTGGATGATTCGTGGGAAGATAATGACGGCACCTCATTCGGACTGCTCGATCTCCTTGAAAACGAATCAGTAGACTGCCCTCACGACCAGATAGTGCGGCAACAGACTGCGGATCAACTCCTTGGAGCCATAGACGAGCTGCCGGAAAAGGAACGGGAAATAGTTTCCCGGTATTATTACGAAGACAAGAGCCTCAAAGAGATCGGCAAAGCGATGCACCTCAAGGAATCGCGCATCTGTCAGCTGCATGGCCAAGCCATTCTTCGCCTTCGGGTCAAGATGAAGCTATACCGGTGACCCTTTAGAAACCCTTCTATGAAAAGACTCCCCGCATTATTGACGTTGCTGTTTGCATCAGTGGTAATCGTGTTCGGCACTTGGTCGCTGTACAACGGCAACTTGGAAGCAGCTTTCTCCTCGTTTCCCTTTCTGTTGATCATCTACGTATATGTAAAGATGTCGGCAAAATAACTCCCAAACATCTGGACATGCTCCGTCTATTTCAGTAGGATGTGCCTCTGATATTAGTTTATGCAGTTGAGGAGGCTCCATGTTTTTCCAGAATAATGACTTGGGCGCATCAGAATTCAGTACCTGGACCGAGAAGCGAAAGCGAGAAGAGATTGCAAAACTCGTTGAAGGTTACCGAAACGGTCTGCCTGTCGGCATCCTGTGCAAAATGACCGAAACTATTGCCGGCAATCGTAAAAAGGCTCGCAGGCACCTGCATCAGCTGTTGTCCCTGGATGAGCGCAAAGCCGCAGCGGAAAAAGAGACTGGCGGCATCCAACAGATAGTCAAAGAGTACCTCATTTAACCGCCACTATTCATAGAATCAGGTGAAAGCCCATCAGGACAGGTCCTGGTGGGCTTTTTTCTACGACATTTCAAGACCGATTGCCCTTTCCGCGGCAAATGGTAAATTTGTAGCAACACATACAAGCGGAGCATACATGCCGATAACAGTTTTTGATGCAATCAAGGGGAACATCCGCTCCTTTCTAGGGGGCGCTGAAGTTGATCTTGTCGCCGGAACACAAGAAGCCTTTTCAGACGACCGTCTCACAATACTCAAAACCGTTACCATTGAGGAACAGCCGTACACTTTTACGGCATCCCGCTTGTATCTTGACTTCACAAGCTCTGAAGAGAGGTTCTGCAAAGAGCTGTTAACGGCCTTTACTGCACTCTATGAAGGGTTCAGACAAGTAGGTTACGCAGCGCACTTCAGAACTGCGCTACTTGCCTCAATCATGGATATCACTGTTGCCAGGTCTCTACGTGGTGACAGCAAAAAGGGGTTCTGGCCCATTCAACAGCTGGTACAACTTCTGAAAAACCTCTCGTATCAGCGTTATGAAGATAAACCGGCGACTTCCGGTTTTATTGTTCACCGGACAACACTGCCGGAACTCAATAAACTGCTGCGCTACCGGAAGCACACCATGATAACCCTGAAGCCATCCCATGCCATATCAGCCGATTTTTTTGAAAACCCCCTCACCTACCGCTTCATTGACGGTAACAACCTTTTTTTTGTTGCCAACATCCTGATGCAGGTAACCGGTGTTATCAGGACCAGCAGCTCCGAAGAGACCAATGAAGTGGAACGGCTGACTCACCGTGAAATATTTTCCATAGTCAGAAGCGCCGGTGCTGGGGCGTTCGCTGTAAAAGTAAACGAATCGTCCGAAATCGAAATCATGACTACCCCGGACAAGCTTCTGGTACGACGCAAAGGGGTCTGGGCAATCTTTGATCCGGATATTATCCGGTCATTCCTTAAAGGCAGCATCGACGAAACATCTGCCGACGACCTCCTCTGGACTGTCTATGCACTCTCCAAACTCAGGCATGGAACAGTTATCCTGATATACAACGGAACCGCACGCAAGCTTGACGACTTGAAAAAAGGGTATGTCGGAGGTGACGATGCCATCGGCAGGTTCTTGATCAGCCGGGTCAAAGGGCGACATATCGGTGAGCTGAAGCAAGCCGGCACCCTGCTCCGGATTCTTTCATCAGACGGCATGACAATCTTCAACCGTACCGGAAAACTGATGGAGACAGGATTCATCATCGACACCTCCCATGCCCGTGAGGTCGTCACTGGTGGCGGACGCACAACTGCAGCAAGTGCGGCATCATTCTTCGGCAAGGTCATTAAGGTATCCCAGGATGGGCCTGTAGAGCTCTACCATGATGGCAGGCTGATTTATCGCTTCGGATGATAAAGAGCGAGTCACGCCCACCCCTTGAAATAATTGCCAAGTCCAATTATCTTTAGCGCAGCAATTCGTTAGTTCAGGAGGAAGATTTCAATGGCAGATCAGAAAGAACGCTGGATGAGCGCCCTGGCACTGTCAACTGCGGTCATGGCAGTACTGGCGGCTGTCACAACACTCTACGTCGGCAAATACTCATCTCGCGCCGTGCTGATGCAGGGGCAGGAGAGCAACCAGTGGGCTTATTATCAGGCCAAAAGCATCAAAGGGCACACCTATGAGATCCAGAAGGAACGCCTGGAGTTGGAACTCCTGGCCGGAGCGGGAAAACTCAACAAAGAAACGGTTGATCAGTATCGAAAGATCATTGGAGACTATACTGGGCAGATAAAACGCTACGAGGGAGAGAAGAAAGAGATCAAGGCCAAGGCAGAGAGCCTGGCGCAGAGTAAAGAACGAGCGCAGTCAATGGCTGGGAACTTCGGGTACAGCCTGATCTTCCTGCAGATCGCCATCATGCTTTCGTCAGTCGCATCACTCACGAAAAGGCATTATCTCTGGCATATCGGCTTGGCTGCCTGTTCCGGATGGTTGTTCTTCTTCCTTGACGCCTGGCTGCTTTTTTATTAGCGGCACGGGAAAATCACAAGTTAGCCACCAACCGTGTGAACCGGCTACTGGTGCTCTGATTTGTTCATTTCCCGCAGATATGCCACCAACTCCATATCCACCCGGTGGAAGTGATCATGCAGCCAAGCGCACATCATCTGGATAGCCTGGACAATCAGATTGGTGTTAGGCCCTTCTTTGGCAAAACGCGCTTCCAGCCGATTCACTTCACGATAGAAGTGATCATGCTGGGCCTTGTGCAGTTGGTAACCGGGATAACCGCTGGTTAGCTGGAGTCGTTCTTCATCCCTGAAGTGCTTGCGCACGTACCTTTTCAAAAACCAGATAAGTCGAGCAATCTCCTCATGCCCTCTCAATGCCTTGCTTGCCCTTAACAGGTCATCGACCTTGCGCAATAAATCCTTGTGCTGGCTGTCGATCTCATCGCAGCCGGTTGCCATCTCTTCATTCCAACTTGTGATCATCAGTTACCGCCTGGTTCAGAATAATTAACAACCGTTACACAGCCTATTCTCATTGACTTGGCATTGCATACCAAACCGACAAGCTCAGCATCAGGAAACCGACTCCAACTGTTGCAGGATCTGACCGTATTCACGACTTGTTGCCGTCTGAGCAGCCAGACGAATGGCATTGATTTCGGCAAAATTACTGAACAGGGTAGCAACAACGCTTGAATCCAGAGCAGCGCTTTTCGCCATGCCGTCTAGCACTGCCATGGCCCCATCCAGAGACATCCCCTCACGATAGGGCCGATTCTCGGTAATAGCGGTAAATACATCAGCAACCGCCATAATCCGAGACCCGAGAGGCAGGTCAGCACTACCCAGATGGAAAGGATACCCGTTTCCGTTCAGGCATTCATGGTGAAATGAGCACCATGCATTAATGATCCCCATATCGCTGATGCGCTCAAGAGTGCGATAAGTATAGTACGGATGAGAGCGGATGATATCCCGCTCCTGCTGGGTCAGAGCCCCCGGTTTTTCCAGGATTTCCGCCGGAACAGCCAGCTTACCCAGATCATGCAGGTAGCCAGCTAGCTGCATTTTTACACACTCATCTTCAGAAAAACCGACTAAGCGGGCCAGCGCCGCAGCACTGGCCGCGACACCACTGGAATGAGTAGCAGTGAACCGGCTTCTAAAGTCAATAATTCTCGAAAATACCTTGCCCAGGCTCAAAATGCCGTTAAGGTCCAATTCAATCGTTTCCAGGTTCACCCGACGGCGTAATAGCGAGGTCACTGCAGGAGAGTCCAGATCAAGCCAGAAATACTCCTTGTCAGCCAGTTGCATATAGGCCTCCACAACATCAGGCATAAACATCACCCCTGATTGTGCCTCTATTGCCCGGCATA is a window from the Geoanaerobacter pelophilus genome containing:
- a CDS encoding sigma-70 family RNA polymerase sigma factor, with product MEHSDNIADSNVVRDELIVSHLSHAKRIVRKIASQLPPHLDRDDLMSAAVIGLIMAANRFDPTRGVRFLTFAEQRIRGTILDELRAQDWLSRSLREKFKLLERKFSELEQQLGRNPSSEEVAEAMDLNLEDYFSLLDDVHYLSVVRLDDSWEDNDGTSFGLLDLLENESVDCPHDQIVRQQTADQLLGAIDELPEKEREIVSRYYYEDKSLKEIGKAMHLKESRICQLHGQAILRLRVKMKLYR
- a CDS encoding DUF4337 domain-containing protein, producing the protein MADQKERWMSALALSTAVMAVLAAVTTLYVGKYSSRAVLMQGQESNQWAYYQAKSIKGHTYEIQKERLELELLAGAGKLNKETVDQYRKIIGDYTGQIKRYEGEKKEIKAKAESLAQSKERAQSMAGNFGYSLIFLQIAIMLSSVASLTKRHYLWHIGLAACSGWLFFFLDAWLLFY
- a CDS encoding bacteriohemerythrin — its product is MITSWNEEMATGCDEIDSQHKDLLRKVDDLLRASKALRGHEEIARLIWFLKRYVRKHFRDEERLQLTSGYPGYQLHKAQHDHFYREVNRLEARFAKEGPNTNLIVQAIQMMCAWLHDHFHRVDMELVAYLREMNKSEHQ
- a CDS encoding HD domain-containing phosphohydrolase, with the translated sequence MLVKKDFHIPLFDLITCLSDVIDMVNSDLVNHHTTVGYIAYLIGTQLDLPRRERYELLLAGKLHDIGALSCRERIETLKFEVSNPYRHAEMGWLLLRGFRPLAGAAELIRFHHINWDNGAGSAFNGGPVPIGSHILHLADRVAVLVNKQSHILSQTKQICRAIEAQSGVMFMPDVVEAYMQLADKEYFWLDLDSPAVTSLLRRRVNLETIELDLNGILSLGKVFSRIIDFRSRFTATHSSGVAASAAALARLVGFSEDECVKMQLAGYLHDLGKLAVPAEILEKPGALTQQERDIIRSHPYYTYRTLERISDMGIINAWCSFHHECLNGNGYPFHLGSADLPLGSRIMAVADVFTAITENRPYREGMSLDGAMAVLDGMAKSAALDSSVVATLFSNFAEINAIRLAAQTATSREYGQILQQLESVS